The following is a genomic window from Amycolatopsis sp. BJA-103.
GTCGACTTCATGCTGGAAATGCTCGAAGTGACGCCGGTACGCGGGCTCGTGAATTTCGTCGACACGCTCGGCAGCCACAACCGGTACGCCGCGCTCGCCGGGTTGAAGCACGCGCACGTGCTGGTCATCGGCGGGGATTCCGACCGGTTCACGCCGATCGCGCACGCCGAGCGGATCGCGGCGGAGCTGCCGGACGCGGAGCTGGTGCGCGTGCGCGGCGCTGGGCACATGGTGCAGCTGGAACAACCCGAACTGGTGAACAGTCACCTGATCGACTTGATGCAGCGGTGCACGGGCACCGATGGTGAAGATCCTGACCGGCGAACCTGGTGGTGGCAGCGCTGATGAACTTTGCTTTCCCGACTCCCGAGTCGACCATGGACTTCGGGCGATCGCTCGGACGTTCGCTGCGCGCGGGCGACCTGGTGCTGCTCGCCGGACCGCTCGGAGCGGGCAAGACGACGCTGACCCGCGGGATCGCGGACGGTCTCGGCGTCGGTGGACGGGTCAGCTCGCCGACGTTCGTGATCGCTCGGGTGCATCCGGCGGGCGAAGCCGGGGTCGCACTGGTGCACGTCGACGCATACCGGCTCGGCGGGGATCTCTCGCAGCTGGATGACCTGGACCTCGACACTGAACTCGAGCGGTCCGCCCTGGTCGTCGAATGGGGCGAGGGAGCGGCGGAGCGCCTTTCGGACGACTACCTCGTCGTGCGCATGGAGCGTCGCGAGGACGATGTCCGCGTGGTCACCTTGGAGCCGCACGGCACCTGGGCGTCCCGCACGCCCGACTTGCGTTTAGCGGGCTAAACGCGACCTGCGCCGCAGGCGGGCCGGAGCGCGTTTAGCGGGCTAAACGCGATCTCACCCGGATGCCGCATCAGGGCTGGCCAGGCGAAGCGTCCCCTCCATGCCCCAAGCGGGCTTGGGGGTGCGCATGCCGCTGGTAGCCACAGCGGCATGCGCACCCTGCCCTCCCTAGACGGCGGGGGCCGGCTCAGCCCGCGGTCCGCGCCGATGGTGAATCCACCACAATCCGCACAGGCCGAGCACGCCGGTTTGCGCGGCGGGCGTCGCGACCAAAGCCAGCGCGAGAAGCGGGGCGATCAAGGCGAACCAGTAGAGCAGGACACGCCTGGCGTTCTCCTTGCTGCCGAAGAACGTGCTTCGCCAGAAATCGGGCCACTGGGCCGCGGGACGCAGATGAACTCGACGGCACGCGGGGTCGGTGACCATGCCGACCGGTTCGCCCGCCAGATCGAGCAATTCGTCGAGAGTGACTTCTGCCGGGTGACACCCGCCGCGGTGATCCTGGTTCGTATCCGGGGTCATCGCCTGCGACTGGGGTGGCTCCTCTGGCATACCGCCGGAACACGGCGCTACGCTGGGCATGTTTGACGCCTCCATAGGACTAATTCGGGTTGATGGAGCTGTTGAACCGCAAAGCGGCTCCCCCTTGCACGGGGAGCCGCTTCCTTTTTGTGCGGCATTCGGCAGTTGCCCGACCGCAACACAAGTCATTGTGGACGAACTTTCCGGACCTACGGGGCGGTAGGTGAAAGGTTGCTGCTTCTTGCGCCGAGCGGTCGGCGCACTTCACCCCGGGTCATCGGATTTCCCTGCCATAACTCGAAAGAGTAGTTGCGGCCGTGGGTAACACGCACATTGGCGAGATAGTGGCAGCTGAGTACACCTAGAGTGTTTCGAATTCACGCTATCGAGTGGATTGCAGTTATCGGCGCGGAAGGAAATGTTCAGGAACGGACATTCGAAAGCGGCATTCGCACATGCAGATGGTCATGCTTCGCGCAACGCGTCCGCTCAGCGCCGATCTCCGACCGTTTGTCGCTTCCCATTCCGCGCCGAAAGGCCGCAACCGACGTCGACACGGAAGGTATCGATGATTTTTCAATCACCCGCGCGGATCGCGTTTAGCCCGCTAAACGCGATCCGCCGGGCCGACCACGAAACGCGCGATTCCCAGGTCGACCAGGTCTTGGGGGCGTAGCCGCAGCCGGTCCGCGAGAGCAGGGACGTCGTCGGCGGGCAGCTTGAGGATCGCCGCGGCCGCCTCGGGCGTCGTGACCGAGAAGTACGCATTGGGCGTCACCCAGGTCGATCCCGGCGCCGCGAACGCGAGCGCGCCACCGGATCCGCCTTCGCCGATCACCAACGTCGTGATCGGCACGGCCGCGCTCGCGACCGCCTCGAACAGTTCCGCGATCGCCGCACCGGCACCGGCCCGCTCGGCCGCCGCGTCGTTCGCCGCACCGGGGGTGTCGACCAGGGTGAGTACCGGGATCCCGAGCCTCGACGCGAGCCGTACCAGCCGCGCGGCCGTGCGGAAGCCCGCGGGCAGAGTCGCCGTCCCGCACTGCGCCGCATACGCGATCGTTCGGCCGTCTCGCCGGCCGAAGCCGCACAAGACGCCGGAGTCGACTCCGCCGCACCTGTCGCCCGAGACGTCCTCGCGCCAGTCGAAGTACGCGTCGAGGTACTCGGCCGCCCTTGGCCGATCAGCGGAGCGTGCCGCCTGAACCGCAGCCCACCCGCTGTCGGGCAGTCCCGCAGACCCGAGCGCTCCGGGAGGTTCAGCGGCTTCCGGTGTCGGCGAGGTCAGCAAGCGCACCCACCGTTCCAGGACCGCGGGAAGGTCGGCGGGCTGCACGATCCTGTCGACCTGGCCCCACGCGAGCTTCGCTTCGGCCGTGTACGCCTCCGCGGGCGCGTCGGAAGGTCGAACCCGGGAACCGGCGAAACCGACCTGAGCCCCGGGCAACGCGAGAATGACGTCGGCGCTTGCACCGAGTGTCGCCCAGCCGCCGCCCGTGGTCGGATCGCGCAGCACCGAGATCTGCGGCACCGACCGGGCTCCGGCCGCCGCCCGCGCGATGCGCTGCAACTGCGAAAGCGCGCGCATCCCGTGCTGCATCCGGCTGCCGCCGGTCGCGATCAGCGAAACCACCGGCAACCGTGACTCCACCGCCCGCGCGAAGGCCGCCTCGACGCGATCACCGGTCCGCTGACCGATCGACCCGCCCAGGAAACCGAATTCGAAGGCGATCACGACCGCCTCGACCTCGCCGATCTCGGCGGTTCCGCAGACGACGGACTCGTCTTCGCCCGATCGCTCCGCGGCGGCTTCCCGTGCCGAGCGGTACCCCGGCCAGCCGATCGGCCCGTCTTCCGGCTCGTCGGACCGCGGAACGTCCAGATCTTCGAAACCGGTCGCGATCTCCTTGATGACGGACCGTGCGGAAGCCCTGCTCATCCGAGTGCCCGCTTCAGGACCTTGCCCATGTCGTTGCGCGGCAACGCCTCCAGATAGCGGACCACACGAGGCCGTTTGTGCGGCGACAGCAGGCGCGAGACGTGGTTGGCGAGTTCCGACTCCGTCGGGCGTTCTCCATCGGGCACCACCCAGGCCACGATGCGCTCGCCCAGATCGTCATCGGGCTCACCGGTCACCGCGACCTCCGCGACACCGGGATGTTCCATGAGCGCGTTCTCGATTTCGCCCGCGCCGATCTTGTAACCACCGCTTTTGATCAGGTCCGTGGCCTTCCGGCCGACGATCTTCACGTAGCCGGCCGCGTCGCGGGTCGCCATGTCGCCGGTCCGGAACCAACCGTCGTCGAAGGCGGCTTCGGTGGCGTCGGGGCGGTTGAGGTATTCGGTGAACAGGTTCGGCCCGCGGACCTGGATCTCGCCGACGGTCTCGATCTCCTCGACGGGCTTTCCCGCCTCGTCCACGAGCCGCAGTTCGACGCCGCCCAGCGGGACGCCGACGGTGCCAGGGACACGCTCGCCGTCGGCGCGAACGCTGGTGTTCATGAGGGTCTCGGTCATCCCGTAGCGCTCGATCACGCGCTGGCCGGTCGCCGCGGTGATGCGCTGGTGGTCGTGGACGGGCAGCGCGGCCGATCCGGAGACGAGCAGCCGGGCGCCGCTGAGGGCTTCGGCGAGCGACGGGTTGTCGCCGACTTCGCCCGCGATGCGGTGGTACATGGTCGGGACGCCGAACATCATCGTCGCTCCGGTCGCGAGTTCGCGTGCGACGCCTTCGGTGGTGAATCGGCCGAGATGTCGGACCGAGCCGCCGCGCCGGAGCGGTCCGAGGATGCCGAGGATCAGGCCGTGGACGTGGAACAGCGGGAGGCCGTGGACCAGGACGTCGTCGCCGGTCCACTCCCAGGCGTCTTCGAGGGCGTCGAGGGTGGTCGAGATCGCGCGGCGGGGGAGGACGACGCCCTTGGGCGGGCCGGTGGTGCCGGAGGTGTAGACGATCAGCGCCGGGGCTTCGGCATCCGGTTCCGCGGGGAGATCGACGGGCGTGCCTTCGAGGGGGATGTCGCGGCGTGGCAGGTCGTCGAGGCCGGCGGGCAGGTCGGCGCCCGGTTCGGCGAGGACGAGGACGGGCTCGCTGTCGGCGAGGATGTGCGCGAGTTCGCGCTCGCCGATCTTCGGGTTGAGCGGGATGGCGGGGACGCCGGCGAGCAGCGCGGCGATCACTGCGACGCTGGTGTGCACGGTCGGTGTCGCCCAGACAGCGACGCGGCCGCTCGGGAGGTCGCGGGCGAGGGTGCCGGCGACGGCCGCGACCTCGGCGTAGGTCAGGGAGGTGCCGCCGAAACGGAGGGCCTCCTTGTCGGAGCCGCTCGCCAGCGTGGGGAACAACCGATCGGGCACCGTGTGACCTCCTGCTCGACTCCGCCAGCCGGGGGCACGAGGGCCCTCGCCGAACCGTACCGTTCCGCCCGCCTTCACCCCTGCGACCTGGTTCACACCCCTGCTCTGTCCTGCCCCCGACGTGCGTTTAGCCCCCTAATCGCGATCTGGGCCGAGGTCGGCGGGCCGGCAGGAGCGACTTTCGCCCCCTAATCGCGATCCGGCGCCGGGACGCGGGGGCCGGGCGACGGAGCGCGTTTAGCGGGCTAAACGCGACCTGGCGGCAGGGGAGCGGCCACGGTGCCGGATCGCACTTAGGCCGCTAAACGCGACGCGGGAGCCTGGTCGTAGGCTGGGTAACCGTGCTGGTACTGGCCATCGACACCTCGACCCCGGCGGTCACCGCGGGCCTCGTCGCCCTGGACGGCGACACGCTCGAATCCCGCGGCGAC
Proteins encoded in this region:
- the tsaE gene encoding tRNA (adenosine(37)-N6)-threonylcarbamoyltransferase complex ATPase subunit type 1 TsaE, with protein sequence MNFAFPTPESTMDFGRSLGRSLRAGDLVLLAGPLGAGKTTLTRGIADGLGVGGRVSSPTFVIARVHPAGEAGVALVHVDAYRLGGDLSQLDDLDLDTELERSALVVEWGEGAAERLSDDYLVVRMERREDDVRVVTLEPHGTWASRTPDLRLAG
- a CDS encoding carboxyl transferase domain-containing protein, yielding MSRASARSVIKEIATGFEDLDVPRSDEPEDGPIGWPGYRSAREAAAERSGEDESVVCGTAEIGEVEAVVIAFEFGFLGGSIGQRTGDRVEAAFARAVESRLPVVSLIATGGSRMQHGMRALSQLQRIARAAAGARSVPQISVLRDPTTGGGWATLGASADVILALPGAQVGFAGSRVRPSDAPAEAYTAEAKLAWGQVDRIVQPADLPAVLERWVRLLTSPTPEAAEPPGALGSAGLPDSGWAAVQAARSADRPRAAEYLDAYFDWREDVSGDRCGGVDSGVLCGFGRRDGRTIAYAAQCGTATLPAGFRTAARLVRLASRLGIPVLTLVDTPGAANDAAAERAGAGAAIAELFEAVASAAVPITTLVIGEGGSGGALAFAAPGSTWVTPNAYFSVTTPEAAAAILKLPADDVPALADRLRLRPQDLVDLGIARFVVGPADRV
- a CDS encoding acyl-CoA synthetase, giving the protein MPDRLFPTLASGSDKEALRFGGTSLTYAEVAAVAGTLARDLPSGRVAVWATPTVHTSVAVIAALLAGVPAIPLNPKIGERELAHILADSEPVLVLAEPGADLPAGLDDLPRRDIPLEGTPVDLPAEPDAEAPALIVYTSGTTGPPKGVVLPRRAISTTLDALEDAWEWTGDDVLVHGLPLFHVHGLILGILGPLRRGGSVRHLGRFTTEGVARELATGATMMFGVPTMYHRIAGEVGDNPSLAEALSGARLLVSGSAALPVHDHQRITAATGQRVIERYGMTETLMNTSVRADGERVPGTVGVPLGGVELRLVDEAGKPVEEIETVGEIQVRGPNLFTEYLNRPDATEAAFDDGWFRTGDMATRDAAGYVKIVGRKATDLIKSGGYKIGAGEIENALMEHPGVAEVAVTGEPDDDLGERIVAWVVPDGERPTESELANHVSRLLSPHKRPRVVRYLEALPRNDMGKVLKRALG